GCGCTGTCGTAAAAAGTCTTCATAATCCAGAAGCAATTCCTCAAGGCTGGCGCGTGCTACGCCTGTAAGTTTCAATTCGGTTTTTTTGGATGTGGCAGAGGCAAGGCTGCCCTCGGCAATGTTTTGAACCCCGCTTCGTGCCGCTTGCACCATCTGGTCATGAGTGCGCGTATTCCTTGGAACAAAACGATGACAAAAGACCACCGTGCCGTCATAGACAAGTTGTGCAGCCTTAAAACTCCGCAGTTTGCGGTAACCGCCATGCGGCAAAATCAAGCGGCCGCTTGCCTTGTCCGCCCTGTCCGACCTGTCTGATTTGTCTGA
The nucleotide sequence above comes from bacterium. Encoded proteins:
- a CDS encoding four helix bundle suffix domain-containing protein, producing MSDKSDRSDRADKASGRLILPHGGYRKLRSFKAAQLVYDGTVVFCHRFVPRNTRTHDQMVQAARSGVQNIAEGSLASATSKKTELKLTGVARASLEELLLDYEDFLRQRGLRLWQKDEPQALEVRRKFASDRSDRSDRSDWPGDPEVFANTMICLINQASYLLRRQLERLEQDFLEKGGFTERLYQERCKARSLSDKSDTSDRSDKKERKP